From Vicia villosa cultivar HV-30 ecotype Madison, WI unplaced genomic scaffold, Vvil1.0 ctg.000048F_1_1, whole genome shotgun sequence:
CTTTTCAAAATTATTAGTGTCAACTAATCCAAATAAAAATCCTTATTACCATATCGATTGgttcaaaactcaaaaatttcGATCAAAACTTCAAAAAAGCAATACTGAAAAACTTAAAATGAAAGAGGTCAAAAACTCCAAAACACGGTCACTCAAATACTCAGTAAATCTACCACTACGACTAACATTATTTCATTCCTTCAACGAACCATCAACTTCAGACCCAGATGAAGCTTCCCGGAGGACTTGCATTGCCTCAGACACCTTTATCTTCAGTTCTTCAGGAGAGTCAATCAAATGTATAACCTCTGACTGATCCATTTCTAACAGCATTCCGGTAACCTTCGCTGTCTGATGGTTTGAGGTAAGACGACCCACCAGTGGATATAAATGCTCACCCAACATCTGTTTaaccaataaaattaaaaaagttcAATTTTAAAGTCATGATATTGAGAAAATTCAAATTATAATAGATGCACACAATGTTAAAACTCTAAATAGAAAATTCAAAGATCACATATAACTCAAAAACAAACTTTTATATACCACAAAACTTAATaaatatatgcacacaatgttgcAACTCTAAATAACCAATTAAACTATAACATACAactcaaaataaattttttacataCCAAGCGTTGATTTTCAGGGGTGGCAGAAGCCAAAGCCGAGGCGAGGGAGTTGTTAGACAATCCACTATGACGCGGATTGTTAACAGGAGATGCAACAGCAACTACAGATGTATCCATCATTTGACCTTCAGGATCTACAGGATCCACGCCATTCCGAACATTATATCTAAACCCTTGGTTGGAATTACGGTTGGGCAACTGAATTCAAAATTAAGATGTTTCAAATGGGTAGAATTAATTAGTAATactattttcaaaacaataaagcTTTAGACTTAAGAAATGAATACCTGGTTTTGTTGCACTGGTTGAAAATTACCAACTCGCCGCACCATTCTAGGTCCAGGATGACCTTGCCTCTGAAGGTGGTATGGCATGATGAAATTAGGAGCAACGCCAGATCGCATAGTTGGCATGAGCTGTTGCTGGAAACCGTATCCATTTTGCTGAGGCGGAATGAGACCAGGTGCACCTTGACCAAAATACATTGGTTGTGGAGCAATTCTTTGTGCACTTGGATGATATCCAGCAATTCTTCCAGGCAAAGTTGCGATTCCACCCGGTGCTTGAATTTGAGAAAATTGAGCCTGCAAGTACGCAAGTTTATGAATCTAATAATTGAATTTATACCAAAATACAAAGTAAGCAAAACTAAATTTgtttgtgtgaaaaaaataaaatgaaagtagACAATTACTACGAGGCAATCATATGaacaaatattgattttttttgtctAACTCAATGCTACAaagggaaactaaaaaaaaaaagaagaaatgaagTTGACGGATCATAATGTATATACATTAATTCACAAATAAGAAGTTGAATATTTAAGCAAAAGGTTACACCCACTTCAAGGCTAAAGGAATACCATGGAAATAATTGATTTAtccataattttattataattgattTATCCATAATTTTATTCTAAGGTTGATTAAAATTTAGACAGTACATATACAAGATAAAAGTAAGGCATCACCTGCAAACGAGCTTTCCTTTCTTCTTTGCGTTGGGCCACGGCAACATATAGGGGCTTATGTCCTATTATCTTTCCATTCATTTCATTTATCTGAAGGAAAAAAAACATAATACAACTTAAGCATGCAATGAGAAAGGATATAGCTGGATGAGAAAAGCTTTATGAATAAAAGAACAAATGACATACAGCTTTACTAGCTTCCTCAGGAGTTGAAAAGGCAACAAAACCAGAACCCTTGCTATGACCATGGACATCATACATTACCTGAAGCAACATATTAAATGCAATTATACTCGCaaaataactaaataattatGATGAAGTGAGTAATGACACAAATACATGTAGGCGGAGTATCCACACGCAACCATGGAACATCCACCCACACGCACATACACACAACAATGTTCACTCACATGCACTagaagaataaaataaaacagaAAAGATAGAAATATTCAAAGATAAATTTTGATATACCTTGCAAGATGTTATTGTTCCAAACTCAGAAAATAGCTCCTTCAACTTTTCTTCATTAAGATTGTCATCAAGGTTTTTCAAGTACAAATTAGCACCCTGTAATTTCTCATACCTTTTTATCTTTTCTTGCTCAAATTTGGCTTTCAACTCTGCCTCTCTTTCTGATTTTCTCTGAGCCCTCCCCACAAATAAAAACTTTCCATCATTTGTTGCGGTCCCATTCAGACTTTCAACTGCAGAAGCGGCTGATTCTGGGTGTTGGAAATTCACAAAACCAAAACCTCTCGACTTCCCATTCTCATCTTTCATGACCACAACACTTGTTATTATACCATAGGGGCTGAAGAGTTGTTTAAGGTCCTCGTCCGTGTATGTTTCAGAAAGATTTTTCACATAAACATTAGTGAACTTAGGTGATCCATTTCCTGACCTTTCCTGGCGTCGAATGAAATATCCTACATAAACTTTTTTGTCGTTTATCAACATACCATCCAATTTTTCAATGGCATTCTTTGCAGACTCATCATTGTCAAATTGAACAAAACCATACCCTCTGGATTGACCAATGTCGTCAATAGCTACCTTACAAGAAAGCACAGGTCCAAAGGCCGCAAAGGTATCATGCAACGCCTTGTTATCTATTGATGTGTCCAAATTCTTAATGAACACGTTTGCAAATCCACTTTTACGAATGCTAGGATCCCTATGAGAAAACATAATACGAATTGGCTTCTCATTCAGAGGGGTGAAGTTCAAATGCTCCATCGCATTAACAGCTACAATATAAAATTTGATTTAGAGAAGCAAATataaattaaacaataataaattaaacaatttttcttttattatacaAATACATTGTCTTATAAGATGTTTTTCGATTTTGAATGCAATTCATCCTCATAAAAATAGCTTAATACTACCTCAAATTTATAAACACTGCAAAGGTTATATCTCAGTCAGGACAATATTTGGCCCAGTAGAAACACACTAAAATCTCATGTTCTTTTCATTCTGTTTACATATGAAGTCATCCCATAAAAAACAACATTCATTAAATATACTACTATCCAAAATCAATCTGCTAATAATGAACGTTGTGCCAAATAGAGTTTTAAAAATAGTACACATCCGCAATTGTAACTAAGTTTTTAACGTCCAAATCATCATAACAACTACAACTTTGAAAAGGGTCTTAGAAATAAAGGTCACAAAAACAGTTGTAACCATGATAATTAGATCACCATTTGCTAAAGGTATTTATAAAACAACACACGTTAGCAATGTTCAAATGATCCTAACACGACCAAAGTGACTAATACATTTTGAAAAGGGTTTTAAAAAGAAAGCCCAGAAAAACAATAGTATCCATGATATCACAGTATTTTAATGTCTATACAAATAGGAAAACTTCAACcttattaaaaatataacaacaaaTTAAATACTAAGGTAAAATAGGGTTCACACGCCAACTGTTGGCATCGCCAAAGATTATAATATTTTCACAATTACATAGTTACCATAATTACAGCTACATCAATCATATTTAACAACAACTTTCTACAAACATCATTGATTACAATAATGATTTTAACGATGAATGATATGTCAAATAGGGTTTAAAAAGCGCATGTGTCAGCAATTGTGATTAAGTTTTTTAACGTACAAATGATCGTAACATGGCCGCAATGATTAACAAtattttgaaaagtgttttgaaaaaCTCCTAAGATCAATCATAAGTTATTAACGTCCAAATGATTGTAACATACCGCAATGAATAACGACATTTTGAAAAGGGTTTTAAAAAACAACACGCACCAACAATCATGGCTAAGGTTTTTAACGTACAAATAATAGTAACACGACCAAAATGAAAAACGACATTTAGAAAAGGGTTTTAAACAACGCGCCAGTTATAGTCGCATCGATAAAGTTATGATATTTCTACAATTGCAACCGCATCGGTATAAATGACTAAGTTTTTAATATGCACCTACAAAAAATGTTGTTCTATAGGTATCATATATTCACTGACAAAAAATATTGATCTATAGGTATCATATCATATATTCACCCACAAAAAATGTTAATCACccacaaaaaaaaatgttaatcaCCCACAAAAAAAATGTTGATCTATATATTCCCTCTCACAAAAAATGTTGATCACCCAAGAAAAAATGTTGATCTATATATTCACTCACAAAAAATGTGGATCAACCGCAGAAAAATGTTGATCTACCATATCACCCACAAAAATGTTGACCCCCATAAAAATGGTTGATCTATACATATCACCCACACAAAAAATGTCCATCAGCCACAAAAATTATTGATCTATACCTATCATATCTCACACAAAATATGTTATGTTGATCTATACATATCATACCACCCAAAAAAAAAGTTATCATGGGACACGACACAAACACTTCGATGTTATCTAGACATGGGACATGACACAAACAGTCTACGACATACAAACAGTTAAACAGCAGACAGACAGCACCATGACACTGATTTAGTTAACACAGTCATTAATCAGGCAAAAAAACAAGCATTCAACAAAGTATTCACGTAACAACAATGCATGCCATCAACAAGAGATCATTATTTAAAAACCAGTAACAAGAGAATGAAAATAGAAGCACAAACCATCATGAGCATTGGAGAAGTTGACATAAGCATATCCAAGCGACGATCTCTTGGTCTGATCCCTACAAACCCTTATGGAAACCACCTGAGCAATCTGACTGAACAGTTCATAAAGCTGAGCCTCATTCACATTCCCATCAAGATCTCCAACATACAGAGACGCATTCTCGAATCTCCCAACCCCGAGACCACCGTTAAACGCCACCGGAACCACATTCTTAGGTGATGATGAAATCGCAGCCATTTGTTCAAGAAAAAGAGTCTGAAAAAAAAACTCATTATAagtaaaaaaatagagagaaaaaggatacgagagagagagaaaatgaagaagaaaaaactCACCGTATCAAAAGAGATTAGTGCTGGTTGTGATTGTGattacaattagggtttttttcctTATATATGTGAAAAAATTGggagagtattttttttttattttttgagaatttttttttgtttctcctTTTGATGTCTCCGAAACAGAGACACAAGGTGTTTCTCCGGAGAGTGAAAAAAACTGGCTGAGAGTGACAGTTTTTatagtaatttttttttcttatagtTTGTTTTTGTTTACCCGAATGAGAAGCTGTATCACACAGTGTGTCAGCCGGAAGTACCGTTTCAGTACTTTGACTGATGATTATTTTATGGCTAGGAATTGTGCTGAATCAGTAAATAGggtctattttaaaaatttactCGATATTAGTACAGTTAGTCaaaataaattgtaaaaatatatttagatatttgatatgatttgattaaaaataggtagtgtacattccaccaatcagacgataccatttaatttttatgtatttaattaattaacatttcgaacaattgtttgatgttttcaatgcattttacactaaaggtaaccttacccaCCTTTTTGaagtgggtaaataagaattcaccatacATAAATATTACTCTTATTGTTTTAAATTATAAGTGGTTTTGCAAGATAAAACTGTCTCAAATTATAAACTACTCTACCATATTTTAGTGTTatcttaataatattttttctaatatattttttattattattttttctttttaatcttttgacttttcttttttatataattaataaaagatGATATTATAAAATCCATTATTTCTCTTTTCTATTCTAAATTTACTAAGTTTATTAATTTGTGTGAAAGACTGAAAATAACTTTTAATTTGAGATCAATAGagtaatctattaaaaaatatttgtctttaaatatatattataatcaaTATTATTGacttactttaaaatatataaaatcaatattacatatatttatacataaaaaaatagttatacttttatataaaatttatatgttAGCTACATACTGgcttttctttgtaaaaaaagaaatatataatgTATACTATAGAAAATTAGAATTCTAATTGGTTTGTTTGGACTTAATAATTGGtttgaactttgaagaagaatcaaGATTCAAAATAAAAATCGATCGAAAACTAGtcagaaattgaaaaaaaaatgaaagttttaATTACTTTTAAAGTTGGACCGAATAATATttttaagggtcatgctaacatgtacCCTAAAAACAGTGTTaagaataatataattaaaaaaaattaaatataattaaatataataaagtcaCATTCCCATTAA
This genomic window contains:
- the LOC131623012 gene encoding polyadenylate-binding protein 3-like; this encodes MAAISSSPKNVVPVAFNGGLGVGRFENASLYVGDLDGNVNEAQLYELFSQIAQVVSIRVCRDQTKRSSLGYAYVNFSNAHDAVNAMEHLNFTPLNEKPIRIMFSHRDPSIRKSGFANVFIKNLDTSIDNKALHDTFAAFGPVLSCKVAIDDIGQSRGYGFVQFDNDESAKNAIEKLDGMLINDKKVYVGYFIRRQERSGNGSPKFTNVYVKNLSETYTDEDLKQLFSPYGIITSVVVMKDENGKSRGFGFVNFQHPESAASAVESLNGTATNDGKFLFVGRAQRKSEREAELKAKFEQEKIKRYEKLQGANLYLKNLDDNLNEEKLKELFSEFGTITSCKVMYDVHGHSKGSGFVAFSTPEEASKAINEMNGKIIGHKPLYVAVAQRKEERKARLQAQFSQIQAPGGIATLPGRIAGYHPSAQRIAPQPMYFGQGAPGLIPPQQNGYGFQQQLMPTMRSGVAPNFIMPYHLQRQGHPGPRMVRRVGNFQPVQQNQLPNRNSNQGFRYNVRNGVDPVDPEGQMMDTSVVAVASPVNNPRHSGLSNNSLASALASATPENQRLMLGEHLYPLVGRLTSNHQTAKVTGMLLEMDQSEVIHLIDSPEELKIKVSEAMQVLREASSGSEVDGSLKE